caattttatttagcTTTTGATGACGGTGGTCATCAAACCGTAATCGGGCATTCTTTCTCCTAACATTCTATCCAATTGTGCTAAATAACCTGAGTTGAGGGTCCTATTGTCCGACCTCTACCCCATGTTTAAACCCTAAGGTTGGAAACcttagaaagaaaaggaataaagaAGAGAGAGTGGTTAGTTGAAAGTATTAAGATGGGAAAAtaggataatttttttttaattcttttccctcttttcttttcgttaTGCCAAACATACCTCAAGGTTTAAGCTTTTCATGTTATGGTTCAACATTTACCGTTTCAAGGATTTATGAATTATTACTTCTAAAGgtttataaaaagttatttagaaAACTATCAATCAAACATACacaaaacattaatttaaatataacgaATTATATTTAACTAAGTAATATCATGCATCATGCTTAtccaatttcatatatttaaaatatcaacatattTTGAATTACTGATGAAATTCATAATCACTCGTGATGTTCTAAcacttataatatataaaaatacatgAACATGTTTAAcctaagttttcaaaacggGAGCTATTCCTacaaaattgtatttgtttaGGCATATTCTAAAAAGAGGTTTGACAAttgacatttctttttttaattgaaaatgtgaTGGAGGAAGGAATATAATTTATTgggtcttttttcttttttcattgtgttgataaatattttcttttataaaaaatggagCCTGATTGGACTTCGTCGTCTCTCCGGACGTAACGAAGACGAAGGAAAGAGATTATAACTGCAGACCTTGTTCCGGTGGCACGCCTGcgtctctctctccctctctccctctctccttCTCTCGTTGACTTTGACTTTTCCATTGACAACTTCTTCTTCCATCTATCTTCCTCTTTGAATTCCAATCCTTCACCTATCTGCCCTGTTTCCGCCTTCTCGATTTCTTCGCGTTTCTGTTCCATTCGCCACTCGTAGAACGACGGCAGATCTTTTCCGGCCATGAATCGTGATTTGATTTTCctattcctcttcttccttttcattcTCCTCTCTCCTGGATCCGATGCTTCTTTCCCTAACCGTTTTTGGAATCTTCACCTCCGGTTCGCGGTTTCGAAGGATTCTCTTCAGGTTTGTTTGCTTCgtgatttcctttttcttgattttttatgCAACTTTTGGATTGCGGTtgactttaaatttatattccgccgttccttttttttttttttagagtgtAGCCCCAACTCCTGGTCCTAACTCTGTTGTCAATGGTAAATTGAGTAGGGGCGCCCCAACAAATTCTCCAACTCCTGCAATCCCTCCATTTCCCAAATCAACTGATGGGTTTACTACAGAGAAGTGTGACTCGTCCTACAAGACTTGCCATGACCTTAAGGATTTGATTGCTTGCCTTCTGTCAGCAGAACAAGGTAATCGcgttttttcttcctttttagtTTCTGCCATGAGACTTTTTCTTCTCCgaataatttaagtttttttatttgtgagGACTGTACCtccttttaatttagaaatgagCATTCTTCTCATGATGCTCTCTGATTATTGGTTAATGAATTTGGTTTTTCATTGcaaatttttgtttgctaTATATCCTTGtgttttctttccaaaatgaTTAAATGTGTTTCCATCAACGAACTTAACATGTAGTTATTTTGCTGATAATAGTGCATCCTACTTGTAGCACCCGTTACTCTTAGTAAGCCTGCCAATTAACTCAGCTTTGGTTAGAACAAAGAAGCTAGGGGATGTGGGGAATTATTTTCCAACTTTCAGTCAACAGTGAATGTGTGTATAAAGCTCACCAAAAGAAATGAATGGAAGTTACCTATCAGTAACCATGATACTTCAATCAAACTCCAATGTGATGGGTTTCAAAGATTCCAATCCTCAAGGTGAGATATGGTGAATAAACCTTCCCCCCAAAAGATTCATGCCAGAACTACAAAGCTCTGAGCAACCAAAGTTTCCGATTGAAAGATGATTTTATCTATCCCATACCCCTATAAGCCAAGTGTGGGAAACTTCTTGGAATGAACCAAGAATGTTTATATATGCGTGGAACTGGGAATATTCATGTGTGGGAATGTTAGAGAAACATACGGTAAAGCTAGCACCTAGCAGTATGTAGGTTGAGAACCAAAATTACTTGGTGGGACTTGGCAACTGTagtaagaattttaaaattatcaatcCATTATTGGGACTCTCATCTTATCAGTTGATGAGGAAAAGATTTCACTTGCCTATCAAGAATAGCTACTATAGGAAGCATATCGTGATAGTAAAATTGTCAGATAGTTAAGTAGAGGCAGTTGTTGTCACGTTCGTTCTAGGAGGGTGCAAATTGAAGTTACTAAACGGTGAACATGGGAAAGCCAATGCAATCAGACATAACTATTAATGACCGATCTAATTCTCTAGTTAATACTTAGTTTTAGTCCTGGAGGATAAAACCAAACTGGTATAAAGCATGGATTTATAGAGTATTAGATAAGTTGCTATATGGATTCATGTACCAACATTGTGAAGTATTTGAGGTATGTGCACAAGGGATACTTTTGAAGGTCCTTAGCCTAGATTACTAGTGGCCTTGGTGGAAGGCCTTGACATGACACTAGATGCCTATTGTGATAAATGTCTAGGAGTCTAGGACAAAGAAGTAGAGGGAAAAGTGACTTGTTCAAAGAATTGATGCTGGGAAACTCTCGCACTCTTGGCAGTTGCCACCAAATCTAATGAATTTGATGTATGGTAAATAGTCGGTCTGCAATATCATTATTGTACTAGaaccaacaaaattttcattacaaAGTCGCTTTTGATTTGCACACggttatttgaataaaaaaaagtgggCAATTTTCCTTTAGGGAACTCCATCATCTGATTGTCAATTAGGAATGCTTAAAAATGCCCAATTGATATGAATTGTGATCGATATAACTGGTTGCCTTATTTAGTTGTGTTATTCTATTATGTTGTCAATGTTTGTGACGTGCAAAATGAATTAGGGAAGGGAGATTGTGAGCAAGTTCATTGGTTGGGGTGCTAATGGTAATGTGTTAGGTTCCCACCTTAAAACTTCCTGCATATATCAATATAACACACACAAGCAGCAATCGACAAGAACAACACTGTTCTGCTGAGAAATTTTTGCAGCAGTTCAAATTTCTCAACACCACAATTACAGGAAAGCAGAAATGTTAAGTTTAAGCAACAAAGATAACTCCCAGTTATTTGTGGGAGTTAGTTTCTCTCCTCACAGGCCACAATTCCCTCCAAAATTCCATGATGGCCATGATTTCTTTTGCCTACGAAAACCCACAGAACGTGCTTTTCCATACAATGCACAATCCTTCTGTAAGGTCTCTCCCTTACTAAGGTACTTTTATTAGAAGAAAACGAAAGAAGCTCCAAGGCAATACATCACTCTCCAGCCTATTAATAGAAGACCAGTAATCCTCCTCTTCTCACTCTCAAAAATTCACTAAAAATCAAGCTACCCTCTAACATTCTCTCAGCTTCTTAGCTCTTTTATATTCTCCCTAGTCCTGCCCCAACAGAAAAATAACAACCTGTGTTCCCCACGGCTCACGTAACTACCCTTATGTTAGGTTTGCACGAGAGCTTACATAATGCTTTTGAatgcaaaatttgaaacaaccAACAACATCCCCAGGTCCCCACTAAcatctttcaaaaataaaaaggtccCATTAATCAATATCATAGCTATGTTGTGATGTGAAACGTAGTTTTGTGCAaagtactttttaaattaggaACATCTGCTTAGAATAGTGGTTAAAAACTTCAGACCTGAAAGATAGGATTTGAGGTTGGCAAGATAAAAGAAAGCCTTGGTTGGAAGGAAATTTTGGAATGTCCTTAGTTtacagaaaataaaagatggaCTACTGTAATTATAAGACATGAAAAATTTCATGGGCTTCGTTCTAGATTTAGTGTTTCGAAGCCTACCTCTCTTCAGAATCGATCCTAGCAAGAATGCACTTCATAGACAAGTGCAAGAGTTAGAATATAAATGTTGTTATTGGTCGTAAGGGTATTACTGGTTCTGTACTGCatgatattttatgaaaagCGATGCTGAACTAACCATAATGGTACTAAAAGCTAAGTTGTAATTGCAACTAAACTGACCAAAATGGTTCTCCCAGGTGCTTAAGTACCTAACACCGTACTGGCAGTTCTGTCACTTTCTTGATCTTGGTTGGTTGTTGGTTGTTGGCTGTGGTTGTGGTTGTGGTTTTGGACATGGGCTTTGACCCATCTATTGGGCCTAGCTATTACTTCAGGCAGTGCCAGACTTTTCAATCCAAGAGGATGGTGTCTGGTATTTGTATGAGGTAGCTGAGTAACAGACATGATTGCAATATAGGTGTTGCTTTCTAATAACAAGGATTAGGCATCAAAGGATGGCCCTACTCTAAGTTATAGTAACAGACTTTGGGGTTAGGAGGATTGTATTGGAAGTTTATTTGTGTTCCCCAGCATTATTTCCTCCAATGATCATAAAGTGTCTAAGAAAGAATCCGTTGCTTCTGTTTTGCCTTGGGTTTTCTTTACCAAATATCAGGAAGCCTGCTGATGAATCGATATGTCGTGTGGTATAGAAGGCTGCTCATATACGAGAGCTCCTACAATCAACTGTCATAGGCTCTAGGTTAGGCATTCAAGGAGGGGGGGAAATTATATAACCGCATAAGTAATTTATCAATGGACaagctttcttcaaaatattagttttgtgATCAAACATCAATCTGGAACtgttaaattgaaaatgaaatcttacTGCTAACTTTGAAAGGATAGGTTtcttaatttgaatataaatctttgaaaaaaaaattgaatataaatcTTATTGCTAACTTTGGAAGGATAGGGTTCATTTTCATTGTGACATCAGTCTATGTTAAGCTTCCTTGGCCAGTATTgctaaaaaattgttttctcaCAGCTGAGGTTGAACAATATCTTCTGATCCAAAATAATGGGGAGACTTCTCTGAAAGTGAATGTTACAGTTTCTGACACAAAATACAAGGAGATTCAAGTTCCTGAGCATCATGCCAAAAAGGTACTCGTTAATCTTTGCGAGAATTGAAGTTTTTTAGGTAAGTTACCAGTCAGAAATTTGCTACCCCAAGCAAAACAAAGGTTTCTGAAACCGTCTCTTTggttttagatttaaattgtGAAATCTAAATCTACTAGTTTTCTGATTCTAAAGGGTATAGCTGGAGATTCATTTGTGCttcatttcatattctatttcAGGTTAATATTTCAGACTTTCCAGGGAATTCAATGATCATATTAGATGCTGGAAATGGGAAGTGTATAGTTCACCTAGGATCATTAACAAAAAACGGCAGCATTTTTAAGCAGATCTCTTCCTATGTAACCCATTTAAACCTCGTGTCCGGATCCTATCTACTATTGTCAATTGTTTTTATCGTTGGAGGTATATGGGCATGCtgcaaaatgaaaaccaaGGAACGCCATGCCAATGGAATCCCATATCAGGAGCTGGAATTAGCAGAGCATGACACTTCTCCAACCAACGATTTGGAAGCAGCCGAAGGTTGGGATCAAGGCTGGGATGACGACTGGGACGAGTCAAAGCCTTCAAATAAATCCAGCTCCGACATGAAGGCAAATGGTATTAACTCTAGAACTTCTGATAGAAATGGATGGGAAAACGATTGGGACGATTGAGACAAGAAATAACTCAAAAGTTCTGCATACTCCTCAATCTTGAAACTCAGTAAACTTAGTGAACATAGAAAATTCTTAGGATGAAAATTCTGCTTCCCACACCATATCTCATCATATGGTAAAAAGTTGTGagctcatttttttttactgttgAATTACAAGAGAACAAAATGTATGCTTATCACGATAGGTaaatttttggttaaattacaCCTaggttaatatttttttaccttgatAAACAATAGATCTCAGGTTTCCTGTTGGTAAAGCTGGAAATTGGAAATTGGAAAGTGCAATAatgttgctttttttttctttagtaaagATCATTGCAATGATAAGAATATTTTGGTGTTGTAATGTTAAGTGATAGCGTGGTTACATAGATCAAGAGGGTATCATTTGGGCCCTCAATAAAGTGTAAACCAAAACAGAGAAAAGGTTTTGAAGTGCgcagtttatttttgttcccCACTTTCTCATCATTCACTCCAAGTTTTATTCAATTCCTCATATATTCGTTTCAATGCAGCTTTGAACTTAGAGatgtaaacattttttgaactatgtagatatttatatttatacccTTTAATTGTGTTATAATTTCAATGGTCCCACACAGTTACACATTTCTTAATCCTCATCATTTATCTTTCTCAAttaatatacaatttattctctctatatatttattgttctGATCAGTTATGTTTTTCAACCTCTCATAATTATTCTCTACgttctttttgtttagattCTATTTGATTTCtggctctttgtttttttaatgttaatgtTGTGGTGGGTGTTCAATTTGGtctataaatttcaaatttacactttcaacttttactttatattaaatattcacGTTCAGTAGTGTAACATTAATGTctcttaattcatttaaaacaatcatgAAATGCAATTTTAATagtgataaaaaataatgaaagttACTTGATTGtgattcttttaaattaactaatagATCGCATTATGGTACAGAAAGTCAgtgaaaaataatagttaaaagtataaatttgaaaatctaaaagctcaaaattcaaattcaaattttatttgatgaatttctaacatttttaaaatttgtaaactaaactgaaataaaactcaaaatttaataattaagcCTTATAAATCTAACCTATTAAATTATGAATAGAAATTAacgtaaaaataaaaggtaattttttcatttaagaaaaacacttttaattaaaactctttaaacatcaaatcaaacgttcaacattttttacatttaataatacattttatttttcttaagttatctaatacacaaaaatattaataaacataaattgacACATacacctttttaaaaaaaaaaaattaaaaaaaaaacccctttatttcgaaaaagaaataataaaaccCATGTGCTAAAGGGCAAGTTAATTAATgcatgaaaaattaattaagtttttcttgAGCCATAAATactaattatttagtttaatgtctttgtttactttttttttttctttggacaGCTCATTGGCCCTGCAGCCTTTGCACATGGCCTTCATTAATCTTATTCATtcttcacattaaattaacaaataaatatgttaaatcTTCCATTCTATTCTCTTCCTTCTAtgttatcatatttttctattcttattttttattctacttctcttactttt
This DNA window, taken from Cucumis sativus cultivar 9930 chromosome 6, Cucumber_9930_V3, whole genome shotgun sequence, encodes the following:
- the LOC101213740 gene encoding uncharacterized protein LOC101213740 isoform X1, translating into MNRDLIFLFLFFLFILLSPGSDASFPNRFWNLHLRFAVSKDSLQSVAPTPGPNSVVNGKLSRGAPTNSPTPAIPPFPKSTDGFTTEKCDSSYKTCHDLKDLIACLLSAEQAEVEQYLLIQNNGETSLKVNVTVSDTKYKEIQVPEHHAKKVNISDFPGNSMIILDAGNGKCIVHLGSLTKNGSIFKQISSYVTHLNLVSGSYLLLSIVFIVGGIWACCKMKTKERHANGIPYQELELAEHDTSPTNDLEAAEGWDQGWDDDWDESKPSNKSSSDMKANGINSRTSDRNGWENDWDD
- the LOC101213740 gene encoding uncharacterized protein LOC101213740 isoform X2, producing MLLSLTVFGIFTSGSRFRRILFSRGAPTNSPTPAIPPFPKSTDGFTTEKCDSSYKTCHDLKDLIACLLSAEQAEVEQYLLIQNNGETSLKVNVTVSDTKYKEIQVPEHHAKKVNISDFPGNSMIILDAGNGKCIVHLGSLTKNGSIFKQISSYVTHLNLVSGSYLLLSIVFIVGGIWACCKMKTKERHANGIPYQELELAEHDTSPTNDLEAAEGWDQGWDDDWDESKPSNKSSSDMKANGINSRTSDRNGWENDWDD
- the LOC101213740 gene encoding uncharacterized protein LOC101213740 isoform X3, encoding MLLSLTVFGIFTSGSRFRRILFRGAPTNSPTPAIPPFPKSTDGFTTEKCDSSYKTCHDLKDLIACLLSAEQAEVEQYLLIQNNGETSLKVNVTVSDTKYKEIQVPEHHAKKVNISDFPGNSMIILDAGNGKCIVHLGSLTKNGSIFKQISSYVTHLNLVSGSYLLLSIVFIVGGIWACCKMKTKERHANGIPYQELELAEHDTSPTNDLEAAEGWDQGWDDDWDESKPSNKSSSDMKANGINSRTSDRNGWENDWDD